A genomic region of Oncorhynchus mykiss isolate Arlee chromosome 4, USDA_OmykA_1.1, whole genome shotgun sequence contains the following coding sequences:
- the LOC110521977 gene encoding zinc finger protein OZF-like translates to MSLLSYSPPAKEDEACWTEKETLVEEEDVTKQKQVEDETVTVKEEEEEKDVSVKEEEDAFRVKEEEEDVTVKEEAAEKEEDAVYGVKEEDGEMTFTSIKEEEETGYLGPVSQRHLKASGSNDEFNHKMVFGNRGLVNTRERLNYLGSSGESQQHHEADKADQSLSKSEHLKKHQQRPTGKKCHCCSDCGKRFNSSGDLKIHQRIHTGEKSFGCDQCGKRFTDSSSLKSHQKTHTGDKSYSCYQCGKSCTTSSHLIVHQRTHTGEKPFSCDQCGKKFTVSNSLMVHQRIHTGKKPYSCSQCGKSFTQPESLIVHQRIHTGEKPYICYQCGKSCTTSSHLIVHQRTHTGEKPFSCHQCGKSFGTSSHLIVHQRTHTGEKPYSCGQCGKSFSQSSDLTVHQRTHTGEKPYSCGQCGKSFVQSGHLTVHQRTHTGEKPYSCGQCGKSFSTSGYLTIHQRTHTGGKYCSCHKCDKKFSDKRLLIKHQKIHT, encoded by the exons atgagcttactaagctactctcctcctgCTAAAGAAGACGAGGCCTGCTGGACAGAGAAAGAAACTCTcgtggaagaggaggatgttacaaaacaaaaacaagtagaggatgagactgttacagtgaaagaagaagaagaagagaaagatgtttcagtgaaagaagaggaagatgcgttcagagtgaaagaggaggaagaggatgttacagtaaaagaagaggcggccgagaaagaggaggatgcagtttatggagtgaaagaggaggatggggagatgaCCTTCACATCcataaaggaggaggaggaaactggatatctgggcccggtttcccaaaggCATCTTAAGGCCAGTGGTTCTAACGATGAATTTAACCATAAGATGGTTTTTGGAAACCGGGGCCTGGTTAATACTA gagagagacttAATTATCTCGGGTCCTCTGGGGAGTCTCAACAACATCATGAAGCTGACAAGGCAGATCAGAGTCTCTCCAAatcagaacacctcaagaaacaccaACAGAGACCCACCGGGAAGAAATGTcattgctgctctgactgtgggaagagattcaaCTCTTCAGGAGACCTTAAAATACATCAAagaattcacactggagagaaatcttttggctgtgatcaatgtgggaagagatttactGATTCAAGCAGCCTGAAATCacaccagaaaacacacacaggagataaatCCTATAGCTGTTATCAATGTGGGAAAAGTTGTACTACATCTAGCCATCTAattgtacaccagagaacacacacaggagagaaaccttttagctgtgatcaatgtgggaagaaatTTACTGTGTCAAACTCCTTGATGgtgcaccagagaatacacacaggaaagaaaccttatagctgtagtcaatgtgggaagagttttactcaacCAGAAAGCCTGATTgtgcaccagagaatacacacaggagagaaaccttatatatgttatcaatgtgggaagagttgtACGACATCTAGCCATCTAattgtacaccagagaacacacacaggagagaaaccttttagctgtcatcaatgtgggaagagttttggtacatctagccatctaattgtacaccagagaacacacacaggagagaaaccttatagctgtggtcaatgtgggaagagttttagtcAATCTAGTGATctgacagtgcaccagagaacacacacaggagagaaaccttacagctgtggtcaatgtgggaagagttttgttcaatctggccatctgacagtgcaccagagaacacacacaggagaaaaaccttatagctgtggtcaatgtgggaagagttttagtaCATCTGGGTATctgactatacaccagagaacacacacaggggggAAATATTGTAGCTGTCATAAATGTGACAAGAAATTCTCAGATAAAAGACTtctgatcaaacatcagaaaatacatacatga